TGCCTTCGCGGAGAAGCGCGACCGCACACTGTTCCGCGAACTGATTCGGCTCAACGGCGTTGGCCCGAAGCTGGCGCTGGCGTTGATGTCCGGTCTGGAGGTGGAGGAGCTGATTCGCGCCGTTCAGGCTCAGGATACCAGTGCGTTCACCCGAGTGCCGGGGGTCGGCAAGAAGACGGCGGAGCGCTTGCTGGTAGAGCTGAAGGACAAGTTCAAGGCCTGGGAAGACCTCCCTGGAGTTGCAGTCCCGCTTGCCGGCGGCAGCGCTACACCCGCCGCGGTTTCCGGTACGGCTGATGCCGTCAGTGCGCTGATTTCGCTGGGTTACAAGCCGCAGGAAGCGAGTCGTGCAGTCGCCAATATCAAGGAAGAAGGACTCGGTAGTGAAGAGTTGATTCGCCGCGCCCTGAAGGGCATGGTTTAATTCCTGAGTTGATAGCTCATTAATCGAAGCACCACGGAAGTCCCATGCTGGAAGAAGACCGTTTGATCGCTGCTGCGCCAAGGCAGCAGGAAGAAATCATTGATCGGGCCATCCGTCCGTACCGTCTGGCCGATTACATCGGTCAGCCAGCCGTGCGCGAACAGATGGAGCTGTTCATGGCGGCGGCCAGGGGGCGCAGCGAAGCGCTGGACCATGTATTGATCTTCGGGCCGCCGGGTCTGGGCAAGACCACGCTGGCCAATATCATCGCTCAGGAAATGGGCGTGAAGATCAAGAGTACCTCGGGGCCGGTATTGGAAAGGGCGGGTGATCTGGCCGCGATGCTCACCAGTCTGGAAGAAGGTGATGTCTTGTTTGTCGACGAGATTCACCGCCTCTCGCCGGTAGTTGAAGAAATCCTGTATCCGGCGATGGAGGACTACCAGCTCGATATCATGATCGGCGAAGGCCCCGCCGCACGCTCGATCAAGCTGGATCTGCCGCCCTTTACCCTGGTGGGTGCCACCACCCGGGCCGGCATGCTGACCAATCCGCTGCGCGACCGTTTCGGTATCGTCCAGCGCCTGGAGTTCTATGGCACCGAGGATCTGGCCACCATTGTTTCCCGTTCCGCCGGTATTCTGGGGCTGAAAATCCACCCTGATGGCGCCTTTGAAATCGCCCGCCGCTCGCGTGGTACGCCGCGCATCGCCAACCGCCTGCTGCGCCGGGTGCGCGATTTTGCCGAGGTGCGCGGGCAGGGCAGCATAACCTGCGAGATTGCCGACAAGGCACTGGATCTGCTGGATGTGGATGCGCAGGGCTTTGATCATATGGACCGCCGTCTGCTGCTGGCGAT
Above is a genomic segment from Halopseudomonas litoralis containing:
- the ruvA gene encoding Holliday junction branch migration protein RuvA — protein: MIGRLTGILLEKQPPHILLDVNGVGYEVDAPMSTFYRLPAVGEKTTVHTHLVVREDAQLLYAFAEKRDRTLFRELIRLNGVGPKLALALMSGLEVEELIRAVQAQDTSAFTRVPGVGKKTAERLLVELKDKFKAWEDLPGVAVPLAGGSATPAAVSGTADAVSALISLGYKPQEASRAVANIKEEGLGSEELIRRALKGMV
- the ruvB gene encoding Holliday junction branch migration DNA helicase RuvB; translated protein: MLEEDRLIAAAPRQQEEIIDRAIRPYRLADYIGQPAVREQMELFMAAARGRSEALDHVLIFGPPGLGKTTLANIIAQEMGVKIKSTSGPVLERAGDLAAMLTSLEEGDVLFVDEIHRLSPVVEEILYPAMEDYQLDIMIGEGPAARSIKLDLPPFTLVGATTRAGMLTNPLRDRFGIVQRLEFYGTEDLATIVSRSAGILGLKIHPDGAFEIARRSRGTPRIANRLLRRVRDFAEVRGQGSITCEIADKALDLLDVDAQGFDHMDRRLLLAMIDKFDGGPVGIDSLAAAISEERHTIEDVLEPFLIQQGFIMRTPRGRVVTRHAYLHFGMNLPAAMEQQVGDLFNQ